One segment of Methylocella silvestris BL2 DNA contains the following:
- a CDS encoding UDP-N-acetylglucosamine-peptide N-acetylglucosaminyltransferase, translated as MKSLPRSLAMCEWAELSDAAPRMRAALAAGDADRMSPFLFLSIPGVNAQEHRRLSEDWIRARRATSMDGRVAFAFDLGSREKIRIGYLSNDFHDHATSLLLIETFEAHDRARFEAHAFCFGADDGSAMRVRLRGAFHAFHDVAALSDAEAAQAIHDAGIDILIDLKGYTKGARSGILLLHPAPVQVNYLGYAGTLGGDLCDYLITDAHMTPGSAAADYSESFAYMPHSYQPRGRKGAIGDKPTRAQAGLPEQGFVFCCFNQAYKITPAVFDLWRRLLDEFPGSVLWLLRAEQAEGNLRGEALRRGVSPDRLIFAPDMNQVDHLGRLQLADLVLDTSPYGAHTTASDALWAGVPIVTFAGETFPSRVAGSLLHAVGMPELIAADAEEYLAIASVLASEPDRLAALKTRLQQARLTAPLFDVGAYTRALEALFETMWSRRRGGLPAAAIWAGGGDGE; from the coding sequence ATGAAATCCCTGCCCCGCAGCCTCGCCATGTGCGAATGGGCCGAATTGTCCGACGCCGCCCCGCGCATGCGCGCCGCGCTGGCGGCCGGCGACGCGGATCGAATGTCGCCTTTCCTGTTCCTGTCGATTCCGGGCGTCAACGCGCAGGAGCATCGCCGCCTGTCGGAAGACTGGATCCGCGCGCGCAGGGCGACGAGCATGGATGGCCGCGTCGCATTCGCCTTCGACTTGGGCTCGCGCGAAAAGATCCGCATCGGCTATCTCTCCAATGATTTCCACGATCATGCGACCTCCCTGCTGCTGATCGAAACATTCGAGGCGCATGACCGCGCGCGCTTCGAGGCGCACGCCTTTTGCTTCGGCGCCGACGACGGATCGGCGATGCGCGTCCGGCTTCGCGGCGCGTTCCATGCGTTTCACGATGTCGCAGCGTTGAGCGACGCTGAAGCGGCGCAGGCCATTCATGACGCGGGCATCGATATTCTGATCGATCTCAAAGGCTACACCAAGGGCGCCCGCAGCGGCATTCTGTTGCTGCATCCGGCGCCGGTACAGGTCAATTATCTCGGCTATGCCGGAACGCTCGGCGGCGATCTTTGCGATTATCTCATTACCGACGCGCATATGACGCCGGGGAGCGCCGCCGCCGATTATTCCGAATCCTTCGCCTATATGCCGCATTCCTACCAGCCGCGCGGCCGCAAAGGCGCGATCGGCGATAAACCGACACGGGCGCAGGCTGGACTTCCAGAGCAGGGCTTTGTGTTCTGCTGCTTTAACCAGGCCTATAAGATCACGCCGGCGGTGTTCGATCTCTGGCGCCGCCTGCTCGACGAATTTCCCGGCAGCGTGCTTTGGCTGCTTCGCGCCGAACAGGCCGAAGGCAATTTGCGCGGCGAAGCGTTGCGGCGCGGCGTCTCGCCCGACCGGCTTATCTTCGCGCCCGATATGAATCAGGTCGATCATCTCGGCCGGCTACAGCTCGCCGATCTCGTCCTCGACACCTCGCCCTATGGCGCGCATACGACGGCAAGCGATGCGCTGTGGGCCGGCGTGCCGATTGTCACCTTCGCCGGAGAGACCTTTCCGTCGCGCGTCGCGGGCAGCCTGTTGCATGCCGTCGGCATGCCCGAACTGATCGCCGCCGACGCGGAGGAATATCTCGCCATCGCCTCGGTTCTGGCGAGCGAGCCGGACCGGCTCGCGGCTCTGAAGACAAGGCTGCAGCAGGCCCGCCTGACGGCGCCGCTGTTCGACGTTGGCGCCTACACGCGGGCGCTCGAAGCGCTTTTTGAGACGATGTGGAGCCGGCGCCGCGGCGGCCTGCCGGCCGCCGCGATCTGGGCCGGCGGCGGAGACGGCGAGTAA
- a CDS encoding efflux RND transporter permease subunit, with amino-acid sequence MAINVSAYSIRRPLPAIVLALVLLALGMASFKNLPITLLPNVDQPIVTVVVSQFGASPAELETQVTKPVEDAISGVEGVRHILSQVTDAVSVTTITLALGADTDRALNDVKDAVTRIRGQLPRNINEPLIRQVGVVGASILAYAAVAPGKTPEQLSNYVDEIVKPKLQEVRGVGNVERIGGVDREILVSLDPARLAAFGLTAADVSRRLRGTNLDLAGGQAELGGQTQSIRTLAGARTLDELAGSVLALPKGGAVRLDELGVVTDTIAEPRTFARLDGEPIVAFSIQRSKGASDVTVAAEVEKRIEALHAARTDIDLKLIDTSVAYTLGNYHSAMSTLFEGALLAVIVVFLFLRDLRATVIAAIALPLSIIPAFFVMDVLGFSLNLVSLLAITLATGILVDDAIVEIENIVRHIRMGKSAFQAAIDAADEIGLAVIAISLTIVAVFAPVSFMNNIAGQYFKQFGLTVSAEVLFSLLAARLITPMLAAYFLKAEGHQEEKEGKLTQRYAKIVAWSVERRYSTVVIGLVLFALSILSTKLIGTDFQPTQDAGRSHLAIELPAGSTLSQTQGMADDVSRLLRQRSEVTHVFIDGGHIPPSTSDVRKASIVVNYTPRGERAKTVQQLEAEISRDLNALPDIRSWFVDDYGQRPVSYVVTGPDSVTVATFAAELAAQMNRIPALANVIASTSLERPELLVRPDRDLAARLGVSTEGLSETLRVATIGDVGPALAKFNADGRQIPIRAKLDGAARSDKQVLESIGVPTGAGPVVPLSSIAQIELGQGEASISRFDREREAQIQAALAPGSTLSEAEAAIYDLPLMKNPPPGIRVGKSGDAEAMAELFAGFAEAMRNGLIMVYAVLVVLFASFLQPVTILFSLPLSIGGAIFALLITSRPVSMPVIIGILMLMGIVTKNAIMLVDFSIEAMRSGMERTQAIVEAGKKRARPIVMTTIAMVAGMVPSALAIGAGGEFRAPMAIAVIGGLIVSTVLSLLFVPAFFAMMDDVGRAIGGLWRRFVTERAGTAPAKKDAGPAE; translated from the coding sequence ATGGCGATCAATGTCTCGGCCTATTCGATCCGCCGCCCGCTGCCCGCGATCGTCCTTGCCCTCGTCCTTCTCGCGCTCGGCATGGCGAGCTTCAAAAATCTTCCGATCACGCTCTTGCCGAATGTCGATCAGCCGATCGTCACCGTGGTCGTCAGCCAGTTCGGCGCCTCGCCGGCCGAACTCGAGACGCAGGTGACGAAGCCGGTCGAGGACGCCATCTCCGGCGTCGAAGGCGTGCGCCATATTCTGAGTCAGGTGACCGACGCCGTCTCGGTGACGACGATCACGCTCGCGCTCGGCGCCGACACCGACCGCGCCCTGAACGACGTCAAGGACGCGGTGACGCGCATCAGAGGCCAGCTTCCGCGCAACATCAACGAGCCGCTGATCCGGCAGGTCGGCGTCGTCGGCGCCAGCATTCTCGCCTATGCCGCAGTCGCGCCCGGCAAGACGCCGGAGCAATTGTCGAATTATGTCGACGAGATCGTCAAACCGAAGCTGCAGGAGGTGCGAGGCGTCGGCAATGTCGAGCGCATTGGCGGCGTCGACCGCGAAATTCTCGTCTCGCTCGACCCGGCGCGGCTTGCCGCCTTCGGCCTCACCGCCGCCGACGTCAGCCGCCGCCTGCGCGGCACCAACCTCGATCTCGCCGGCGGCCAGGCTGAGCTCGGCGGCCAGACGCAGTCGATCCGGACCCTCGCGGGCGCCCGCACGCTCGACGAACTCGCCGGCAGCGTTCTCGCCCTGCCGAAGGGTGGGGCGGTGCGGCTCGACGAGCTTGGCGTCGTCACCGACACCATCGCCGAGCCGCGCACCTTCGCCCGGCTCGACGGCGAGCCGATCGTCGCCTTCTCGATCCAGCGCTCGAAAGGCGCGAGCGACGTCACCGTCGCCGCCGAGGTCGAAAAGCGGATCGAGGCGCTCCACGCCGCAAGGACGGACATCGATCTGAAGCTGATCGACACTTCCGTCGCCTATACGCTCGGCAATTACCATTCGGCGATGAGCACCCTCTTCGAGGGCGCGCTCCTCGCCGTCATCGTGGTGTTTCTGTTCCTGCGCGATCTCCGCGCGACGGTGATTGCGGCGATCGCTTTGCCGCTGTCGATCATCCCCGCCTTCTTCGTGATGGACGTTCTCGGCTTCTCGCTGAACCTTGTCAGCCTGCTCGCCATCACGCTGGCGACCGGCATCCTCGTCGACGACGCCATCGTCGAGATCGAAAATATCGTGCGTCATATCCGTATGGGGAAATCGGCGTTTCAGGCGGCGATCGACGCCGCCGACGAGATCGGCCTCGCGGTGATCGCGATCAGCCTCACCATCGTCGCGGTGTTCGCGCCGGTCTCCTTCATGAACAATATCGCCGGGCAATATTTCAAGCAATTCGGCCTCACCGTCTCGGCCGAGGTCCTGTTCTCGCTGCTCGCCGCCCGCCTCATCACGCCGATGCTGGCCGCCTATTTCCTGAAAGCTGAAGGTCATCAGGAAGAGAAGGAGGGCAAGCTCACGCAGCGCTACGCGAAAATCGTCGCCTGGTCCGTCGAGCGGCGCTACAGCACGGTCGTGATCGGATTGGTGCTGTTCGCCCTCTCGATCCTGTCGACCAAGCTGATCGGCACCGATTTCCAGCCGACGCAGGACGCCGGACGGTCGCATCTTGCGATCGAGCTTCCCGCCGGCTCGACGCTGTCGCAGACGCAGGGGATGGCGGATGACGTGTCGCGCCTGCTGCGCCAGCGTTCCGAGGTGACCCATGTCTTCATCGATGGCGGCCATATTCCGCCTTCGACCTCGGATGTGCGCAAGGCCTCGATCGTCGTCAATTACACGCCGCGCGGCGAACGCGCCAAAACCGTGCAGCAGCTCGAGGCGGAGATCTCGCGCGACCTCAACGCGCTGCCCGATATCCGCAGCTGGTTCGTCGATGACTACGGCCAGCGTCCCGTGTCCTATGTCGTCACGGGGCCGGATTCCGTCACCGTCGCGACCTTCGCCGCCGAACTCGCGGCGCAGATGAACCGCATTCCGGCGCTGGCCAATGTGATCGCCTCGACCTCGCTGGAGCGGCCGGAACTGCTGGTGCGGCCGGACCGCGATCTGGCCGCGCGGCTCGGCGTCTCGACCGAAGGGCTCTCCGAAACCTTGCGCGTCGCGACCATCGGCGACGTCGGGCCGGCGCTCGCCAAATTCAACGCCGACGGGCGCCAGATCCCGATTCGCGCAAAACTCGACGGCGCGGCGCGCTCCGACAAGCAGGTGCTGGAAAGCATCGGCGTCCCAACAGGGGCGGGCCCCGTCGTGCCGCTGTCCTCGATCGCGCAGATCGAGCTAGGGCAGGGCGAAGCCTCGATCAGCCGCTTTGACCGCGAACGCGAGGCGCAGATCCAGGCCGCGCTCGCCCCCGGCTCCACTCTGTCCGAGGCCGAGGCCGCAATCTACGATCTGCCGCTCATGAAAAACCCGCCGCCGGGCATCAGGGTCGGCAAATCCGGCGACGCGGAGGCCATGGCCGAACTTTTCGCCGGTTTTGCCGAGGCGATGCGCAACGGGCTCATCATGGTCTATGCCGTGCTTGTGGTGTTGTTTGCGAGTTTCCTGCAGCCGGTTACAATCCTGTTCTCGCTGCCGCTCTCCATCGGCGGCGCGATTTTTGCCCTGCTCATCACCTCCCGCCCGGTCTCGATGCCGGTGATCATCGGCATTTTGATGCTGATGGGCATCGTCACCAAAAATGCGATCATGCTGGTCGATTTTTCGATCGAGGCGATGCGTTCCGGGATGGAGCGGACGCAGGCGATTGTCGAAGCAGGCAAGAAGCGCGCGCGGCCGATCGTAATGACGACGATCGCGATGGTCGCCGGCATGGTTCCGAGCGCGCTGGCGATCGGCGCCGGCGGCGAGTTCCGCGCGCCGATGGCGATCGCGGTGATCGGCGGGTTGATTGTCTCGACCGTGTTGTCGCTTCTTTTCGTGCCGGCCTTCTTCGCGATGATGGACGATGTCGGACGCGCGATCGGCGGGTTGTGGCGGCGCTTTGTGACGGAGCGCGCGGGCACTGCGCCGGCGAAAAAAGATGCCGGCCCGGCGGAGTAG
- a CDS encoding efflux RND transporter periplasmic adaptor subunit, whose product MRKASPMSFSRAAPATRLHHRFGGDERAGRFSPAAPVFAVGLLVAAFASQETAAEQAPAAAPAGAPVAVAQAAAGCFSEAIHAGGFLAPRADAVVILTLENYQVAEVLANEGDSVAEGQPLARIAKIEAPNPYPPGMGPPPAPGPALPASIVLRAPAAGTIIKSRARIGAGPSAQGDPLFALAVDGLIEALAQVPSVHIGEVKADQTVSVIIEDGREISGRVRRIGSQIDPVTQMGEVRVAIERDPALRAGRLIRAKIDARHSCGLSIPRSALFYSNEGASVQIVRGKIIETARVRVGLASGADAEIEAGLRAGDLVVLNAGGSLRDGDVVTPILPDEQGQDRDKDRGGQDHPAERP is encoded by the coding sequence ATGAGAAAAGCCTCTCCGATGAGTTTTTCGCGCGCCGCGCCCGCGACCCGGCTCCATCATCGTTTCGGCGGCGATGAGCGCGCGGGACGTTTTTCGCCCGCGGCGCCGGTCTTCGCCGTCGGCCTGCTCGTCGCGGCGTTCGCTTCTCAAGAAACCGCCGCCGAGCAGGCTCCGGCCGCCGCGCCAGCGGGGGCGCCTGTCGCCGTGGCGCAGGCTGCGGCAGGCTGCTTTTCCGAGGCGATCCACGCCGGCGGCTTTCTGGCCCCGCGCGCCGACGCCGTCGTGATCCTGACCCTTGAAAATTACCAGGTCGCCGAGGTGCTCGCCAATGAAGGCGACAGCGTCGCGGAAGGGCAGCCGCTCGCCCGCATCGCAAAGATCGAAGCGCCGAACCCCTATCCGCCCGGCATGGGGCCGCCGCCTGCGCCGGGCCCGGCGCTGCCGGCCTCGATCGTGCTGCGCGCGCCGGCCGCGGGGACCATCATCAAATCGCGGGCGCGCATCGGCGCTGGCCCCTCGGCTCAAGGCGATCCGCTGTTCGCGCTCGCCGTCGACGGGCTGATCGAGGCCCTCGCGCAAGTGCCGAGCGTTCATATCGGCGAGGTCAAGGCGGATCAGACCGTCAGCGTTATCATCGAAGACGGCCGCGAGATTTCCGGTCGCGTGCGCCGGATCGGCTCGCAGATCGATCCCGTGACGCAAATGGGCGAAGTTCGCGTCGCGATCGAGCGCGATCCCGCGCTCCGCGCCGGCCGCCTCATTCGTGCAAAAATCGACGCCCGCCATAGCTGCGGCCTGTCGATTCCGCGTTCGGCGCTGTTTTATTCGAACGAAGGCGCCAGCGTGCAGATCGTGCGCGGCAAGATCATCGAGACGGCGCGGGTGAGGGTCGGTCTTGCCTCCGGCGCCGACGCCGAGATCGAAGCGGGGCTTCGCGCCGGCGATCTCGTCGTGCTCAACGCTGGCGGCTCGCTGCGCGATGGCGATGTCGTCACGCCGATCCTGCCAGACGAGCAAGGGCAGGATCGCGACAAGGATCGCGGTGGGCAGGATCACCCGGCGGAGCGTCCCTGA
- a CDS encoding SUMF1/EgtB/PvdO family nonheme iron enzyme — MRFPILLLLLSLVAALASGVRPAGAAEGAGKGVALLIANAAYSGGPASATVVAGAQNLARELSRLGFAVTTRSDLDRAAMRRAIDGFIARITPGSPALFFFAGYGVEAKGSSYLIPVDAGIWTEADVRKEGVGVDGVLAAMAKAGAKPNVMILDASRRNPFERRFRSFSAGLGVIDPPPQTLLFSAAEPGKVVGDQDSESSVFIAELIKELSAPDSTADDVFNRTRLGVSRATNGQQAPVMKSTLTEPFFLSAQSAAGAGFADEAPGLEADGAAFGPPLDKRPGAVFRDCAACPSLVIVPAGAFTMGSDDFEAEQPAHSVSIAKPFAMGRFEVTNAQWDACVTGGGCGGWRPPDRGASGGGVPVSEVSFVDAGRYLDWLSHKTGRAYRLPSEAEWEYAARAGTTSRFWWGDEVGTDHANCRGCGGPGRPLAAGSYPANPFGLYDTAGNIAEWTADCWTASYAGAPRDGSAVRAPAGGGACKQRVVRGGSFDAGARYVRSASRFLYDAELRYYTNGFRVVRDLP, encoded by the coding sequence ATGCGCTTTCCCATTTTGCTGCTATTGCTGAGCCTTGTCGCCGCGCTCGCCTCCGGCGTCCGCCCGGCGGGGGCGGCGGAGGGCGCCGGCAAGGGCGTCGCGCTTCTCATCGCCAACGCCGCCTATTCCGGGGGACCGGCCTCTGCGACAGTCGTCGCCGGCGCGCAAAATCTGGCGCGCGAACTGTCCCGCCTCGGTTTTGCCGTGACGACCCGGTCCGATCTCGACCGGGCGGCGATGCGGCGCGCGATCGACGGCTTCATCGCCCGGATCACGCCAGGCAGTCCGGCGTTGTTTTTCTTCGCGGGCTATGGCGTCGAGGCAAAGGGATCGAGCTATCTCATTCCAGTTGACGCCGGAATATGGACGGAGGCCGACGTTCGCAAGGAAGGCGTCGGCGTTGACGGCGTTCTCGCGGCGATGGCCAAGGCCGGCGCAAAGCCGAATGTGATGATCCTCGACGCCTCCCGCCGCAACCCGTTCGAGCGGCGCTTCCGCAGCTTTTCGGCGGGGCTCGGCGTGATCGACCCGCCGCCGCAGACGCTGCTTTTTTCCGCCGCCGAGCCGGGCAAGGTCGTCGGCGATCAGGACAGCGAGAGCTCCGTTTTCATCGCCGAATTGATCAAGGAGCTGAGCGCGCCCGACTCCACCGCCGACGATGTTTTCAATCGCACGCGCCTTGGCGTTTCCCGCGCGACCAACGGGCAGCAGGCCCCGGTGATGAAATCGACGCTGACCGAGCCCTTTTTCCTCTCGGCGCAGAGCGCGGCCGGCGCAGGCTTCGCCGATGAAGCGCCGGGCCTTGAGGCAGATGGCGCGGCGTTCGGGCCTCCCTTGGACAAGCGGCCCGGCGCCGTCTTTCGCGACTGCGCCGCCTGTCCGAGCCTCGTCATTGTTCCCGCAGGCGCATTCACCATGGGCTCCGACGATTTCGAGGCGGAGCAGCCGGCCCATTCCGTCTCGATCGCAAAGCCTTTCGCGATGGGCCGGTTTGAGGTCACCAACGCGCAATGGGACGCCTGCGTCACTGGCGGCGGATGCGGCGGCTGGCGTCCGCCAGATCGCGGCGCAAGCGGGGGCGGCGTCCCCGTCAGCGAGGTGAGCTTTGTCGACGCAGGCCGCTATCTCGACTGGCTGTCGCATAAGACCGGCCGCGCCTATCGCCTGCCGAGCGAAGCCGAATGGGAATATGCCGCCCGCGCGGGAACGACGAGCCGCTTCTGGTGGGGCGATGAGGTGGGGACCGATCACGCCAATTGCCGCGGCTGCGGCGGCCCGGGGCGCCCGCTCGCCGCCGGCTCCTATCCGGCCAATCCATTCGGCCTTTACGACACCGCCGGCAATATTGCCGAATGGACGGCCGATTGCTGGACCGCCTCCTATGCCGGCGCGCCGCGCGACGGCTCGGCCGTCAGGGCCCCCGCGGGCGGGGGGGCGTGCAAGCAGCGCGTCGTGCGCGGCGGCTCATTCGACGCCGGCGCGCGCTACGTGCGTTCGGCCTCCCGCTTTCTCTACGATGCGGAGCTTCGCTATTATACGAATGGCTTTCGCGTCGTGCGCGATCTTCCCTGA